In one window of Ovis aries strain OAR_USU_Benz2616 breed Rambouillet chromosome 5, ARS-UI_Ramb_v3.0, whole genome shotgun sequence DNA:
- the PURA gene encoding transcriptional activator protein Pur-alpha isoform X1, with the protein MADRDSGSEQGGAALGSGGSLGHPGSGSGGGGGGGGGGGGGSGGGGGGGAPGGLQHETQELASKRVDIQNKRFYLDVKQNAKGRFLKIAEVGAGGNKSRLTLSMSVAVEFRDYLGDFIEHYAQLGPSQPPDLAQAQDEPRRALKSEFLVRENRKYYMDLKENQRGRFLRIRQTVNRGPGLGSTQGQTIALPAQGLIEFRDALAKLIDDYGVEEEPAELPEGTSLTVDNKRFFFDVGSNKYGVFMRVSEVKPTYRNSITVPYKVWAKFGHTFCKYSEEMKKIQEKQREKRAACEQLHQQQQQQQEETAAATLLLQGEEEGEED; encoded by the coding sequence ATGGCGGACCGAGACAGCGGCAGCGAGCAGGGTGGTGCGGCGCTGGGCTCGGGCGGCTCCCTGGGGCACCCAGGCTCGGGCTCCGGCGGGGGCGGTggtggcggcgggggcggcggcggcggcagtggcggcggcggcggcggcggggccccGGGGGGGCTGCAGCACGAGACGCAGGAGCTGGCCTCCAAGCGGGTGGACATCCAGAATAAGCGCTTCTACCTGGACGTGAAGCAGAACGCCAAGGGCCGCTTTCTAAAGATCGCTGAGGTGGGCGCGGGCGGCAACAAGAGCCGCCTTACTCTCTCCATGTCAGTGGCCGTGGAGTTCCGCGACTACCTGGGCGACTTCATCGAGCACTACGCGCAGCTGGGCCCCAGCCAGCCGCCCGACCTGGCCCAGGCGCAGGACGAGCCGCGCCGGGCGCTCAAGAGCGAGTTCCTGGTGCGCGAGAACCGCAAGTACTACATGGATCTCAAGGAGAACCAGCGCGGCCGCTTCCTGCGCATCCGCCAGACGGTCAACCGGGGGCCCGGCCTGGGCTCCACGCAGGGCCAGACCATTGCACTGCCCGCACAGGGGCTCATCGAGTTCCGCGACGCTCTGGCCAAGCTCATCGACGACTACGGAGTGGAGGAGGAGCCGGCTGAGCTGCCCGAGGGCACCTCCTTGACTGTGGACAACAAGCGCTTCTTCTTCGATGTGGGCTCCAACAAGTACGGCGTGTTTATGCGAGTGAGCGAGGTGAAGCCCACCTACCGCAACTCCATCACCGTGCCCTACAAGGTGTGGGCCAAGTTTGGACACACCTTCTGCAAGTACTCGGAGGAGATGAAGAAGATTCAAGAGAAGCAGAGGGAGAAGCGAGCTGCCTGTGAGCAGcttcaccagcagcagcagcagcagcaggaggagacaGCCGCTGCCACCCTGCTGCTGCAGGGtgaggaagaaggggaagaagatTGA
- the PURA gene encoding transcriptional activator protein Pur-alpha (The RefSeq protein has 2 frameshifts compared to this genomic sequence), whose product MADRDSGSEQGGAALGSGGSLGHPGSGSGGGGGGGGGGGGGSGGGGGGGAPGGLQHETQELASKRVDIQNKRFYLDVKQNAKGRFLKIAEVGAGGNKTLTLSMSVAVEFRDYLGDFIEHYAQLGPSQPPDLAQAQDEPRRALKSEFLVRENRKYYMDLKENQRGRFLRIRQTVNRGPGLGSTQGQTIALPAQGLIEFRDALAKLIDDYGVEEEPAELPEGTSLTVDNKRFFFDVGSNKYGVFMRVSEVKPTYRNSITVPYKVWAKFGHTFCKYSEEMKKIQEKQREKRAACEQLHQQQQQQQEETAAATLLLQGEEEGEED is encoded by the coding sequence ATGGCGGACCGAGACAGCGGCAGCGAGCAGGGTGGTGCGGCGCTGGGCTCGGGCGGCTCCCTGGGGCACCCAGGCTCGGGCTCCGGCGGGGGCGGTggtggcggcgggggcggcggcggcggcagtggcggcggcggcggcggcggggccccGGGGGGGCTGCAGCACGAGACGCAGGAGCTGGCCTCCAAGCGGGTGGACATCCAGAATAAGCGCTTCTACCTGGACGTGAAGCAGAACGCCAAGGGCCGCTTTCTAAAGATCGCTGAGGTGGGCGCGGGCGGCAACAAGAGCCGCCTTACTCTCTCCATGTCAGTGGCCGTGGAGTTCCGCGACTACCTGGGCGACTTCATCGAGCACTACGCGCAGCTGGGCCCCAGCCAGCCGCCCGACCTGGCCCAGGCGCAGGACGAGCCGCGCCGGGCGCTCAAGAGCGAGTTCCTGGTGCGCGAGAACCGCAAGTACTACATGGATCTCAAGGAGAACCAGCGCGGCCGCTTCCTGCGCATCCGCCAGACGGTCAACCGGGGGCCCGGCCTGGGCTCCACGCAGGGCCAGACCATTGCACTGCCCGCACAGGGGCTCATCGAGTTCCGCGACGCTCTGGCCAAGCTCATCGACGACTACGGAGTGGAGGAGGAGCCGGCTGAGCTGCCCGAGGGCACCTCCTTGACTGTGGACAACAAGCGCTTCTTCTTCGATGTGGGCTCCAACAAGTACGGCGTGTTTATGCGAGTGAGCGAGGTGAAGCCCACCTACCGCAACTCCATCACCGTGCCCTACAAGGTGTGGGCCAAGTTTGGACACACCTTCTGCAAGTACTCGGAGGAGATGAAGAAGATTCAAGAGAAGCAGAGGGAGAAGCGAGCTGCCTGTGAGCAGcttcaccagcagcagcagcagcagcaggaggagacaGCCGCTGCCACCCTGCTGCTGCAGGGtgaggaagaaggggaagaagatTGA